The following are encoded together in the Erwinia sp. E602 genome:
- a CDS encoding GntR family transcriptional regulator: MLNDSDGTQTEARAAARYEVIRQVLQQAIVSQAVPDGLVLLEGPLAQLFGTSRVPVRRALGLLHEQGLIARFEGRGFIVAADGQDVEPQRIALTRSVLGLDQERELVDTRSAGEQVLESLQQALSTCMVFGHYQLNDGLAAEFYNISRSSIRESLMRLRDKGLVEKEPYAQWLSGPLTAREIADHYEIRASLEPFALRKAAPLIPQRQLLDNLQRLSLLKGQQITAATLEQVEDDLHFACLQPAGNRPMLEMLRQSQSPLIVTRIFYEVLALPLEQTVIDEHRLVYEMLLKGSWDLAAMSLREHLERAQARTLQKLKVLSVLPVPQLPPYLHRLS; this comes from the coding sequence ATGCTTAACGACAGCGACGGAACTCAGACAGAAGCGCGTGCGGCCGCACGCTATGAGGTGATCCGCCAGGTACTGCAGCAGGCCATCGTCTCGCAGGCGGTACCGGACGGGCTGGTTTTACTGGAAGGGCCGCTGGCGCAGCTGTTTGGCACCAGCCGGGTGCCGGTGCGTCGCGCGCTGGGGCTGCTGCACGAGCAGGGGTTAATTGCCCGTTTTGAGGGGCGCGGCTTTATTGTCGCCGCAGACGGGCAGGACGTGGAGCCGCAGCGCATCGCCCTGACCCGCAGCGTGCTGGGACTCGACCAGGAGCGCGAGCTGGTTGACACCCGCAGCGCCGGGGAGCAGGTGCTGGAAAGCCTGCAGCAGGCGCTGTCGACCTGCATGGTGTTTGGCCACTATCAGCTCAACGATGGGCTGGCCGCTGAGTTTTACAACATCAGCCGCAGCAGCATCCGCGAAAGCCTGATGCGCCTGCGGGACAAGGGGCTGGTCGAGAAAGAACCCTACGCGCAGTGGCTGTCCGGCCCGCTGACCGCCCGCGAGATCGCTGACCACTATGAGATCCGCGCCAGCCTGGAACCTTTCGCCCTGCGCAAAGCCGCGCCGCTGATCCCGCAACGGCAGCTGCTCGATAATTTACAGCGGCTGTCGCTGTTGAAAGGGCAGCAGATTACCGCCGCCACGCTGGAACAGGTGGAAGACGACCTGCACTTTGCCTGCCTGCAGCCGGCGGGCAACCGACCGATGCTGGAGATGCTGCGGCAGAGTCAGTCCCCGCTGATCGTCACACGGATCTTCTACGAAGTGCTGGCGCTGCCGCTGGAGCAAACGGTGATCGATGAACACCGGCTGGTGTATGAGATGCTGCTGAAGGGCAGCTGGGACCTGGCGGCGATGAGCCTGCGCGAGCATCTGGAGCGCGCGCAGGCGCGAACGCTGCAAAAACTTAAGGTGCTGTCAGTACTGCCGGTCCCGCAGCTGCCGCCTTATCTGCACCGGCTCAGCTGA
- a CDS encoding type I toxin-antitoxin system Hok family toxin → MKLPRSTLLWCVLMVCLTLLIFTGLMRKSLCEIRYKDEVREVAASMVCGSGK, encoded by the coding sequence ATGAAACTGCCACGTAGCACCCTGTTATGGTGCGTATTAATGGTGTGTTTAACGCTGTTAATATTCACCGGTCTGATGCGGAAATCGTTGTGTGAAATCCGCTATAAAGATGAAGTCAGGGAGGTGGCGGCCTCAATGGTCTGCGGATCCGGTAAGTAG
- a CDS encoding DUF5431 family protein has translation MQKSPEVNYFQLTRGPCMTSPQQDSLLPAVRQGDADHETAT, from the coding sequence ATGCAGAAAAGCCCCGAAGTTAATTATTTCCAATTAACCCGAGGCCCCTGTATGACTAGTCCCCAGCAGGATAGCCTCTTACCTGCCGTAAGGCAAGGAGATGCCGACCATGAAACTGCCACGTAG
- a CDS encoding LysR family transcriptional regulator: MNMLNQIDFRALRLFVAVFDLQSFSLVARREDVSASLVTRTINQLESSLGQQLFHRNTRAVAPTEAGSIFAAHARTLLAQLADAQAELQEKESEPSGLVRINAPVVFGQRHIAPWLAELYQRYPRIRVDLTQTDSYIDPHREGADLIFRIGVLADSGLQARIFGPQINSLLASPAYVARYGRPETPEDLAAHRSLAFNGPQGLNRWYFRRGQESWRHYPLNPVLTSNNADTLLTAALNGMGMVLFPDWMSGEHLSSGRLINLLEGFECATTLEQPQIAAVWPKSRRLPLKVRATVDFFVGKFGSPLNWRNR, encoded by the coding sequence ATGAACATGCTAAACCAGATCGACTTCCGCGCGCTGCGCCTGTTTGTCGCCGTTTTCGACCTGCAAAGTTTTTCACTGGTTGCCCGCAGGGAAGACGTTTCCGCGTCGCTGGTGACGCGTACCATCAACCAGCTGGAAAGCTCACTGGGCCAGCAGCTGTTCCACCGTAACACCCGCGCGGTGGCGCCGACTGAAGCTGGGAGTATCTTTGCAGCCCATGCCCGCACCCTGCTGGCACAACTCGCTGACGCCCAGGCCGAACTGCAGGAGAAAGAGAGCGAACCGTCTGGTCTGGTGCGCATTAACGCGCCGGTGGTGTTTGGTCAGCGGCATATTGCGCCGTGGCTGGCCGAGCTTTATCAGCGCTATCCGCGCATCCGCGTCGATCTGACCCAGACCGACAGCTATATCGATCCGCATCGTGAAGGGGCCGATCTGATTTTTCGCATTGGCGTGCTGGCCGACTCCGGCCTGCAGGCGAGGATCTTTGGCCCGCAGATCAACTCGCTGCTGGCGTCACCCGCTTACGTAGCGCGCTACGGCAGGCCGGAAACGCCTGAGGATCTCGCCGCTCACCGCAGCCTGGCCTTTAACGGCCCGCAGGGGCTGAACCGCTGGTACTTCCGCCGTGGACAGGAAAGCTGGCGGCACTATCCGCTGAATCCGGTGTTGACCTCGAACAATGCCGACACGCTGCTGACGGCGGCGTTAAACGGCATGGGAATGGTGCTGTTCCCCGACTGGATGAGTGGTGAACACCTGAGCAGCGGCAGGCTGATTAATCTGCTGGAGGGCTTTGAGTGTGCGACTACCCTGGAGCAGCCGCAGATCGCCGCCGTCTGGCCCAAATCGCGACGCCTGCCGCTAAAGGTACGGGCAACGGTAGATTTTTTTGTCGGGAAGTTTGGCTCACCGCTCAACTGGCGGAACCGCTGA
- a CDS encoding DMT family transporter yields the protein MQILLIILVVLAGMGLSVEGGLLGPLGGEVGHLWATFSIFGIGTALAFLLMLFFGPRDAPSFFSRPGWQLTGGILGPGYVVILTLASPVIGLAMTMIGILAGQIFKSLAIDHFGWFGSPRRPVNARRLVALLLIVVALGLIAGGEA from the coding sequence ATGCAAATACTGTTAATTATTCTGGTGGTACTGGCCGGCATGGGTTTGTCGGTGGAAGGCGGCCTGCTTGGCCCGCTGGGTGGAGAGGTCGGGCATCTGTGGGCGACCTTCAGCATTTTTGGCATCGGCACCGCGCTGGCGTTTTTGCTGATGCTGTTTTTCGGCCCGCGCGACGCGCCCTCCTTCTTCTCCCGACCGGGCTGGCAACTTACCGGGGGGATTTTAGGCCCGGGGTATGTGGTGATCCTGACGCTCGCCTCACCGGTGATCGGACTGGCGATGACCATGATCGGCATTCTTGCCGGGCAGATTTTTAAGAGCCTGGCCATCGACCATTTTGGCTGGTTCGGCAGCCCGCGCAGGCCGGTTAACGCCAGAAGGCTGGTTGCTCTGCTGTTAATTGTTGTTGCGCTGGGGCTGATTGCCGGAGGTGAAGCATGA
- a CDS encoding DMT family transporter, with translation MILLMILLSLVGGALLSIQAAINGRLGSAVGTFRSAFLTFAIGALITALLIVFFEPKQTVTLLDVPKWQLLGALFGVPYVAIMAFAVPRIGSAVATVAVITGQIAMSLMIDSFGWLGNAQIPFSGSRGLAVLCLVLALWFIWTSNTTKESEAD, from the coding sequence ATGATTTTACTGATGATCTTACTGAGCCTGGTGGGCGGTGCGCTGCTGAGTATTCAGGCCGCGATCAACGGCCGGCTGGGCAGCGCGGTAGGCACCTTCCGCAGCGCGTTTCTGACCTTTGCTATTGGTGCGCTGATCACCGCGCTGTTAATCGTCTTCTTTGAGCCCAAACAGACGGTGACGCTGCTGGATGTGCCGAAGTGGCAGCTGCTCGGTGCGCTGTTCGGCGTACCTTATGTGGCAATTATGGCGTTTGCGGTGCCGCGCATCGGCTCAGCGGTGGCGACCGTGGCGGTGATTACCGGGCAGATTGCCATGAGCCTGATGATTGACAGCTTTGGCTGGCTGGGTAACGCGCAGATCCCGTTCTCTGGCAGTCGCGGGCTGGCGGTGCTCTGTCTGGTGCTGGCGCTGTGGTTTATCTGGACCAGCAATACGACTAAGGAAAGCGAGGCCGACTGA
- a CDS encoding type I toxin-antitoxin system Hok family toxin, with protein MKLPRSTLLWCVLMVCLTLLIFTGLMRKSLCEIRYKDGFREVAASMACGSGK; from the coding sequence ATGAAACTGCCACGCAGTACCCTGTTATGGTGCGTATTAATGGTGTGTTTAACGCTGTTAATATTCACCGGCCTGATGCGGAAGTCGCTGTGCGAAATCCGCTATAAAGATGGCTTCAGGGAGGTGGCGGCATCCATGGCCTGTGGATCCGGTAAGTAG
- the cueR gene encoding Cu(I)-responsive transcriptional regulator: protein MNISDVAKKTGLTSKAIRFYEEKGLVTPPLRGDNGYRTYGPRHLEELTLLRQARQVGFNLDECREMVGLFNDPARHSADVKARTLEKVSEIENHIQQLTEMRQRLLDLAASCPGDDSADCPIINHLAGCCQKAT, encoded by the coding sequence ATGAATATCAGCGATGTGGCGAAAAAGACCGGATTAACCAGTAAAGCGATCCGTTTCTACGAAGAGAAGGGGCTGGTCACGCCGCCGCTTCGCGGCGACAACGGCTACCGTACCTATGGACCGAGACATCTGGAAGAGCTGACGCTGCTGCGCCAGGCGCGCCAGGTGGGGTTCAACCTTGACGAGTGCCGCGAAATGGTCGGGCTGTTTAACGATCCCGCCCGGCACAGCGCCGACGTTAAGGCACGCACCCTGGAGAAAGTCAGCGAAATTGAGAACCATATCCAACAGCTAACAGAGATGCGCCAGCGCCTGCTGGATCTCGCCGCCAGCTGCCCCGGCGATGACAGCGCCGACTGCCCGATCATCAATCATCTGGCAGGCTGCTGCCAGAAAGCAACGTGA
- the copA gene encoding copper-exporting P-type ATPase CopA → MTDTIHLALDGLTCGHCVKRVKEALEKRDDVQHADVTVDAAQVTGSASGEALIAAVESAGYHATLATGVARPKADPLTESESQPEALTAAASKLPAKMTGMHSAATQPLRVVGIQPAVRAKQAGQDALSAKAGKAEESIQAPAAGMTDSSIQTPAAGMTDNSIQAPAAGMTDSSIQAPAAGMTDSSSQAKAAMPDDSHQLLIEGMSCASCVSRVEKALTNVPGVRQARVNLAERSALVQGTATPAMLTEAVSRAGYGAEIIEDEGERREKQQQSALAAMRRFRWQAALALALGIPLMIWGMLGDNMMLTADNRSLWLGLGVLTLMVMVLAGGHFYRSAWRSLRNGVATMDTLVALGTGAAWLYSFSVNLWPQWFPMAAQNLYYEASAMIIGLINLGHMLEQRARQRSSRALERLLDLTPPVARVVTENGERSLPLSEVQPGMTLRVNTGDRVPVDGTIVQGEAWLDEAMLTGEALPQQKAAGDTLHAGTVMQDGSVLFTADAVGKNTTLARIIQLVRQAQSSKPEIGRLADRISAVFVPVVVAIALVSAAVWYLSGPAPQLVYTLVVATTVLIIACPCALGLATPMSIIAGVGRAAEFGVLVRDADALQQASTLTTLVFDKTGTLTEGAPKVAEVLLFNGAELSQVQRQAAALEQGSGHPLARAILSHAGLATLPEVAQFRTLAGLGVSGLLDGVPLLLGNRALMEQQQIDTAPVAAALEQQASLGATPVLLAAAGRIVALFAIRDPLRSESVNALRRLHQRGYQLVMLTGDNQLTAQAVAREAGIDRVIAGVLPDGKAQAIRELQQQGQRVAMIGDGINDAPALAQADVGIAMGGGSDVAIETAAITLMRQDLNAVVDALAIANATLRNMKQNLLGAFIYNACGIPIAAGVLYPLTGTLLSPVVAGAAMALSSITVVSNANRLLRFRPPQDKV, encoded by the coding sequence ATGACCGATACCATTCATCTTGCGCTGGATGGCCTGACCTGCGGCCACTGCGTAAAACGCGTGAAAGAGGCGCTGGAAAAACGCGATGACGTGCAGCATGCAGACGTTACGGTCGATGCAGCGCAGGTAACCGGCAGTGCCAGCGGGGAAGCGCTGATCGCCGCGGTTGAATCTGCGGGTTATCACGCCACGCTGGCCACGGGAGTCGCGCGCCCAAAGGCTGACCCGCTGACAGAATCAGAATCTCAGCCGGAAGCGCTGACAGCGGCGGCGTCGAAGCTTCCGGCGAAAATGACCGGCATGCACAGCGCTGCAACGCAACCGCTGCGCGTTGTCGGCATCCAGCCCGCCGTGCGCGCGAAGCAGGCTGGTCAGGATGCGCTTTCTGCCAAAGCAGGCAAAGCCGAAGAGAGCATTCAGGCCCCGGCGGCGGGAATGACCGACAGCAGCATTCAGACCCCGGCGGCGGGGATGACCGACAACAGCATTCAGGCCCCGGCGGCGGGAATGACCGACAGCAGCATTCAGGCCCCGGCGGCGGGGATGACCGACAGCAGCAGCCAGGCTAAGGCGGCGATGCCCGACGACAGCCACCAGCTGCTGATCGAGGGAATGAGCTGCGCCAGTTGCGTCAGCCGGGTGGAGAAGGCGTTAACAAACGTGCCCGGCGTCCGTCAGGCACGCGTCAATCTGGCCGAACGCAGCGCGCTGGTGCAGGGTACGGCCACGCCGGCCATGCTGACTGAGGCCGTGAGCCGCGCCGGCTACGGCGCGGAAATTATTGAAGATGAAGGCGAGCGCCGCGAGAAGCAGCAGCAGAGCGCGCTGGCGGCGATGCGCCGTTTCCGCTGGCAGGCGGCCCTCGCGTTAGCGCTGGGTATTCCACTGATGATCTGGGGGATGCTCGGCGACAATATGATGCTGACCGCCGACAACCGCAGCCTGTGGCTGGGGCTCGGCGTCCTGACGTTAATGGTGATGGTGCTAGCCGGTGGCCATTTCTACCGCAGCGCCTGGCGTAGCCTGCGCAACGGCGTGGCGACCATGGATACGCTGGTAGCACTGGGCACGGGCGCGGCCTGGCTCTACTCCTTCAGCGTTAACCTGTGGCCGCAGTGGTTCCCGATGGCGGCGCAGAACCTTTATTATGAAGCCAGCGCGATGATTATCGGGCTGATTAATCTTGGCCATATGCTCGAACAGCGGGCACGGCAGCGCTCCTCCAGGGCGCTGGAGCGGCTGCTGGATCTGACCCCGCCTGTCGCCCGCGTGGTGACGGAAAACGGTGAACGCAGCCTGCCGCTGAGCGAGGTGCAGCCGGGGATGACGCTGCGGGTCAATACCGGCGATCGCGTGCCGGTGGACGGCACCATCGTGCAGGGCGAGGCGTGGCTGGATGAGGCGATGCTGACCGGCGAAGCGCTACCGCAGCAGAAGGCGGCGGGCGATACGCTGCACGCGGGAACGGTGATGCAGGACGGCAGCGTGCTGTTTACCGCCGATGCCGTAGGTAAGAACACCACCCTGGCGCGAATTATTCAGCTGGTACGCCAGGCACAGAGCAGCAAGCCGGAAATCGGCAGGCTGGCGGACCGCATCTCGGCGGTGTTTGTGCCGGTGGTGGTGGCCATTGCGCTGGTCAGCGCGGCGGTCTGGTACCTGTCTGGCCCGGCACCTCAGCTGGTCTACACCCTGGTGGTTGCCACCACCGTGCTGATCATCGCCTGCCCCTGTGCACTCGGCCTGGCCACGCCGATGTCGATTATCGCCGGCGTCGGCCGCGCCGCGGAGTTTGGCGTGCTGGTGCGCGATGCCGACGCATTGCAGCAGGCCAGTACGCTGACCACGCTGGTGTTTGATAAAACCGGCACCCTGACCGAAGGGGCACCTAAAGTGGCCGAGGTGCTGCTGTTTAACGGTGCGGAGCTGTCGCAGGTGCAGCGTCAGGCCGCAGCACTGGAGCAGGGCTCCGGCCACCCGCTGGCCCGGGCTATTCTCAGCCACGCAGGGCTGGCGACGCTGCCGGAGGTCGCTCAGTTCCGTACCCTGGCGGGCCTGGGCGTCAGCGGCTTACTTGACGGTGTGCCGCTGCTGCTGGGCAACCGGGCGCTGATGGAGCAGCAGCAGATAGACACCGCACCGGTTGCGGCCGCGCTGGAGCAGCAGGCCAGCCTGGGCGCGACGCCGGTGCTGCTGGCCGCCGCAGGGCGCATCGTGGCGCTGTTCGCCATCCGCGACCCGCTGCGCAGTGAGAGCGTTAACGCGCTGCGACGCCTGCACCAGCGTGGCTATCAGCTGGTAATGCTGACCGGCGACAATCAGCTGACCGCGCAGGCGGTGGCCCGTGAAGCCGGCATCGATCGGGTGATTGCCGGGGTGCTGCCGGACGGTAAAGCGCAGGCGATTCGCGAACTGCAGCAGCAGGGCCAGCGGGTGGCGATGATCGGCGACGGTATCAACGATGCCCCGGCGCTGGCGCAGGCCGACGTCGGCATCGCCATGGGCGGCGGCAGCGACGTGGCAATTGAAACCGCGGCGATCACGCTGATGCGCCAGGATCTGAATGCGGTGGTGGATGCGCTGGCGATCGCTAATGCCACGCTGCGTAATATGAAACAGAATCTGCTGGGCGCCTTTATCTATAACGCCTGCGGCATCCCGATCGCCGCCGGCGTGCTCTATCCACTGACCGGCACCCTGCTCAGCCCGGTGGTGGCCGGGGCGGCGATGGCGCTGTCGTCGATTACCGTGGTCAGCAACGCCAACCGCCTGCTGCGCTTCCGGCCGCCGCAGGATAAGGTGTAA
- a CDS encoding TraB/GumN family protein: MGKFIRDLRACWRRIWQEPCGYPALDITLPHCQLHLVGSIHMGTRTMQPLPEALLARLAQADALIVEADITNAASPFSEAEVCAPLAERLTPQAFSDLQQRCEELGIDAARVETLPAWQVALMLQAQQAQRLGLHADCGIDYQLLRAARQQQKPIIELEGAETQLALLKSLPDNGLPLLLDTLQHWQVNARLLQTMIGWWLATPPRHRDRFALPDTFSSGLNELLMHQRNRQWQQTLRQLPPGHYVVAVGALHLYGDGNLPDLLQEK; this comes from the coding sequence ATGGGCAAATTTATCCGCGACCTGCGGGCGTGCTGGCGCAGGATCTGGCAGGAACCCTGTGGTTACCCTGCGCTGGATATTACCCTGCCCCACTGCCAGCTGCATCTGGTCGGCAGCATCCATATGGGCACCCGCACCATGCAGCCGCTGCCTGAGGCGCTGCTGGCCCGGCTGGCGCAGGCCGATGCGCTGATTGTGGAAGCCGATATCACCAACGCCGCCTCGCCGTTTTCTGAAGCCGAGGTCTGCGCGCCGCTCGCGGAGCGGCTGACGCCGCAGGCGTTCAGCGATCTGCAGCAGCGTTGTGAAGAGCTGGGGATCGACGCGGCCCGCGTGGAGACGCTGCCCGCCTGGCAGGTGGCGCTGATGCTGCAGGCGCAACAGGCGCAACGTCTCGGGCTGCATGCCGACTGCGGAATTGACTACCAGCTGCTGCGGGCTGCCCGGCAACAGCAAAAGCCGATTATCGAGCTGGAAGGAGCAGAAACCCAGCTGGCGCTGCTGAAATCACTGCCGGATAACGGCTTACCGCTGCTGCTGGATACCCTGCAGCACTGGCAGGTGAACGCCCGCCTGCTACAAACTATGATCGGCTGGTGGCTGGCTACGCCGCCGCGGCACCGCGACCGCTTCGCCCTGCCGGATACGTTCAGCAGCGGGCTTAACGAGCTGCTGATGCACCAGCGCAACCGCCAGTGGCAACAGACGCTGCGCCAGCTGCCGCCGGGGCATTATGTGGTGGCGGTCGGGGCGCTGCATCTTTACGGGGACGGCAATCTGCCCGACCTGCTGCAGGAAAAATAA